The genomic window GCATCGCTACTACTAAAATGGCACCAACGCTATCAAATGATGCAACGGTCGTTAATGACAACATTCCCATTAATACATAATGAATCAATACAACCGGAATGCCGAGCGTGACTGCCATTTCATAATCAAATGAACTAATTTTTAATTCTTTGTAAGCAAAAACGATGCAAAATATATTGATAGCTAAAACAAATCCAAGCAACCAAATCGCTTTCGGACCGATGCTTTTGCCTCCGACTTCAAGCACATCCCAAGGCACAAATGCAATCTCTCCCATTAATGCATGTTCAACATCTAAATGGACACGATCTGCAAAGAGAGAAATGAGAACAACACCGATAGCAAACAAACATGTAAACACAACTCCGATTGCTGCATCATTTTGAACCCCTTTTTGATGCAGCCATTGAACGAGAAATGTCGTGAGCAATCCAACAATTAATGCACCAACGAGCATAGACACACCTTGCAGATGATGACTGACCATATACGCTCCAACAATGCCAAGCAACACACTATGGCTAATGGCATCGGACAGCATTGACATTTTTCGCAACACAAGAAATGTACCGACTAATCCGCAGTTGATGCCGACAAGAGATGCAGTGAGTAAAATCCACATCGTATAACTCATAGTTGCTCTCCTCGCTTATACATCAGTTGTTGAGATTGCAATTTTTTTCTTTCTATATGGCGCCGAATCATTTTGCTACATAAACCACGTTTCGGAGCAAATAAAAATGAAAAAATAAACAGCACCGTCGCAAAAATAATAACAAGTGGACCAGTGGGTGCATAGACGATTAAACTGATATATGCCCCGGCCACCCCTGATAAAGCACCGAATCCCCCGGCTAATAACGTCATCCATTCAAGTTTTTCTGTCCAATATCTCGCAGCTAATGCGGGGGTAATAAGTAGTGCGGACATTAACACAACGCCTACTGCTTGTAAACCAATAACAACAACAGAAACGATTAAAAACATAAGCACACCATTTAACAGCGATACGGGTATACCAATTCCTTGCGCAAACGCTCGGTCAAATGTAATGATTTTAAACTCTTTAAAGAAAATGAGAATCATAATAATGACCGTTACAGCTGTTACAGTTAACACATTGACATCACTTCCAGTCAATGACGCTGCCTTTCCAAACAAAAAGTCATGAATTCCACTTTGATTTCCGCCTTCATGTTGATTAATCCATGTCAATAGCACAATGCCTAAACCAAAAAATACAGACAACACAATACCGATGGCAGCATCTTCTTTTACACGCGTATGTTTCACAATAAACTGAATGCATATCGTCGCAATATATCCCGAACAAGCAGCGCCAATGAGAAAAAGAAGTAGCGATTTTTGTCCATATAAAAGAAAAGCGATACAAATACCAGGAAGAGCAGCGTGCGCCATCGCATCTCCTATTAAACTTTGTTTTTTTAGCAAGGCAAACGTTCCGATCATCCCGCTGGCTAATCCAAGCAAAGCCATGCTTGTAAATACCCATTGAACATTCATATCCATCCTATTCACCCCACAATATGTGTGGAAGAAAGAAAAGTCACTTTTCCACCATACGTTTTTTGAATATGGTCATACGTAAATACACTTTCTGTCTCTCCAAATGCAATGACACGTTTATTTAGCAGTAAAACGTAATCAAAATAATCCCGTACCGTTTGCAAATCATGATGAACGACTAATACTGTTTTTCCACGCGTTTTTAATTCATTTAACAGTTGGACAATCGCTTTTTCTGTGGCTGCATCTACCCCAACAAACGGTTCATCCATAAAATAAATGGAAGCGTCTTGTGCTAGCGCACGCGCCAAAAATACACGTTGTTGCTGCCCGCCAGATAATTGGCTAATTTGTCGCTTTGCATACGGCAACATGCCAACTTTATCTAAACATTGCATAGCCATATCTATATCTTCTTTTCTCGGTCGTTTCCATAATCCGATATGACCGTATCTCCCCATTAATACGACGTCAAGCGCATTCGTCGGAAAATCCCAATCGACCGAATTTCGTTGTGGAACATATCCAACAAGATGGCGTTGCTTTTCATATGGTTGACCGTATACGAAAACATGTCCGTGCATGCGCGGAATAAAATTTAACATCGCTTTCATTAACGTTGATTTTCCCGCTCCGTTTGGGCCGATCACCCCGACTAACTTTCCTTCAGGAACAGAAAACGACACATCCTCCAATACAAGCTGCCGGTCATATGCAACTGTCATTTGTTCTACAACCAACGGATTCATCTTCATTCCCCTTTCAACGCCTGTGTAATCGTTTTGACATTGTAACGATACATACCAATGAATGTTCCTTCTTCTGTCCCTTTTCGCCCGAGCGCATCTGAAAAGAGCTCCCCACCAATTGAGACATGATGTCCACGCTGTTTCGCTCCCTCGACAACTGCTTCGATCGCTTTTTTCGATACACTACTTTCCACAAACACCGCTTGAATATTTCGAGACACGATTAAATCAACAAGTTGTTGCACATCTTTTAGTCCATATTCTGCATCCGTACTTAATCCTTGCAATCCAACTACTTCAATATCATATGCACGCCCAAAATAATGAAAGGCATCGTGCGCTGTAATTAAAACACGCTGCTGCTTTGGAATAGAGCTGATTTCTCGTTTTGCTTCTTCTTTTAATTTCATCAGTTGGGAGATATATTCTTCTGCTCGTTCTTCGTAAGTTTGTTTATGTTTCGGATCGATCGCACTTAACTCATCCTTTACTGTTCGAGCAGCATAGCTCCATAAATCAAGGTCAAACCATATATGCGGATCATATACTCCATCTACGTCAATTAATTTTTCTTTTGGAATTGCTTCACTGATTGGGACAACCTTTTTCGTTTTTGACATTTTAGAGAATATTTCCCCTAGTTTCCCTTCTAAATGAAGACCGTTATAAAAAATGACGTCTGCTTGACTTAGCTTTTGAATATCTCCTTGTGTCGCTTTATACAAATGCGGATCTACCCCTGGCCCCATTAATGCTTCTACATGAACATGCTCTCCTCCGACACGTTCAACTAGATCAGCAATTTGCCCTGTCGTAGCGACAATATAGATGACGTCTTTTTTATGTTCTTTCGTTTCACACCCAAACAACAATAATAAAGCAGTCCACACAACTATCCACTTTTTCATATGCATCCTCCTCGAAAGTTGTATAAAGGTATAAAAGTTTCCTCAATGCAAAATAAAGTCAAAAAAATTTGTTTGCCGCCCATCATATGCATAAGCAAAAAATGTTGTGACATGTGGAACAAGCAAACAATGATGATTAAAGTTAAAAAAGTTTCTTTAAACCAACTTTAATTTTATCTTATTCGTTTCCTTCTATCGTGTCAATGTTTTAATTTTCAAAAAAAGAATTTTTTCTTCATCTCATGCTATAATAGCGATTGTTCGACACAAAAAAACATTTGTCCTCCAGAGGTGAACAACATGATGAACACAGAATTAAAACGAAGCATCGGCTTTATGACAGCTACAGCCATCGTCATCGGCACAGTCATTGGTTCAGGCATTTTTATGAAACCAGCGATCGTCATCGACTCAACTGGAAATTCTACACTTGCTCTTCTCGCATGGATCATCGGCGGCATCATTACTTTAGCAAGTGGGTTAACGATTGCAGAAGTAAGTTCAAAAATTCCTGAAACAGGTGGATTGTATGTGTATATCGAAAAAGTGTATGGACGGTTTTGGGGATTTTTATGTGGATGGATGCAAACAATCATTTACGGTCCTGCCGTCATCGGTGCACTAGGGTTGTATTTTGGTGCATTGTTTGCAGGTGTTTTTGCTCTACCAAAAGAAAGTGAGCTTTGGATTGGAATCATTGCGGTCTTGTTTTTATCCGTTGTGAATATGCTTGGTTCGCAGTTTGGTGGAATGGTTCAAAGTGTGTTAACTGCGGCGAAACTATTGCCTATTTTTCTTATTATTATTTTTGGAGTAGTAAAGGGGAATGTACCTATTTTCAACATGGATAGTGGAAACAGCCAAACGATCAGTATGGGAGCTGCCGTTCTAGCAACATTGTGGGCGTATGACGGATGGATGAACGTTGGATTTGTTGCTGGTGAAATGAAAAATCCAGCAAAAACGTTACCAAAAGCGATTATCACTGGTATTCTTATCGTCATGTTTGCCTACGTGGCTGTGAATGTAGCATTGCTTCATGTGCTTCGTGCCGATGAAATTGTTGCACTTGGACCGAATGCAGCAAGCGAAGCGGCGACCATTTTATTTGGGGCATTCGGTGGGAAATTTATTGCTATTGGTATTTTAATTTCTATTTTCGGCTGTTTAAATGGAAAAATACTTACATTTCCACGTATGCCATTTGCTATGGCAACAGATGGTTTGTTTCCTTTTTCTAAATATTTGGCTCATATTCATCCAACATGGCGTACACCTGTCTTTGCGACACTTGCACAAATGGCAATTGCCATTGTCATGATGTTGCTTGGAAATGCGGATCGCTTAACGGATATTGCTATTTTTAGCGTCTTTTTATTTTACGGTTTTGCCTTTTATGCGGTATTTTTATTACGGAAATCATCCTTATTTAACGAACCATTATCTAACGAACCATTATCTAACGAACCATTATATCGAGTGCCACTTTATCCATTTACTCCAATCGTCGCGATTGTCGGCACAGCATATATTATTATGAGTACAGTACTTCATGCACCGTTAGATACGTTTTTATCGATTGTTGTGACGCTATCTGGTATCCCAGTGTATTATGCTATGACGAAAAAGCGACAAGGATAATCCTTTGTCGCTTTTTTCAATAGTCTCTCCCTTTTCCAGAGTCCGTCACATCAAGCAATGGTTCTGGATAAGGCTGAAAATATCGTTGTTTCAGTAAATATTTATTTTGATAACGAATGGCCCACGAACGAATGACCGTTGTCACACTACTTAGCGGTAACTTGCCCGCGCGATATTTTTGTAGCAACTCATGGACATAACGTTTTTCATCACCGCTTAATTCATGTTTAAAATAACCGATCATATGTTCACAAACATTTATGTTTGAATTCCGGCGTGAGCGACGGGCAAACAGTTCATATAATGTTTGTTCATAATGTAAAAATACTTCTTCCATCGGTAAACGATCTCGATTCGCAACAATGTTTCCTAATTGTTTCAATTTTTGTTGATGATACGCCATAAATAAATATTTATGCTCCGCATGAAACTCAACGAGACGATGATGTGATTTTGACTCTTTAACCTCTCGAAACAAAGCAAGTGTAAATAACTTCGTCAAAAAATGTTCTCGAATAACAAAGTTCGTCAATCTCCCTTCTTCTTCCACAGCTTTATGTGCAAACATTTGTAACACATGTTTCGCAAACATCCCGCTTCCCTTTCCTGATGCAGGTCCTTTTTGTTCACTACGATATATTTTGACATCTTTCATTCCACACGATGGCGACCGACTTTTTAAAATAAAACCGTCTACATTCGTTAATTGCGTTAAAAATGAAGCAGAAAACTCGTTCATTCGCTCGGTTATATCCATTTCGGTCGATGGTTGGACAAGCCGCACTTGTTCTCCGTCTTGAACGAGCCGAATCGTCTCACGTGGCGTACCAAGCCCAATGCGAACTTCGGGACAAACAGGAATAAATTGCACAAATGGCGCGAGCTTATGTACTACTTCATCGTTTAGTTGATCACCGTTATACCGACAAGGAGAAAAACCGAGACATTCACTAACAACGACGATTGGTTTTGCATAATGCCACATCTGCTATTCCTCCCTTGCTTGTTTTTGCTTATCATATCGCACAAACCAAAAAAATACACGCATCGATGTGCTTACAAAAACAAAAAATTTTGAATTTGAACGTTTATACAAAAAAATGATTGATTATATGTTCATTTTGTTTTATTATGCTTTATGTTGCTTATTTCGCAATATTAAAATCGTTATTAATTCATAATTTCGTATGTATATAAGTGTACACTTTTATATTTATACATCCATGCAAAATAATTTATATTTCTGAATCATTTTGTTATATTGACTATTTTTATTTTTATATTACGATAGTAGTAATGTTATGTATCCGCTTTCAAAATATGTAGTAGAAAGGTGGTTTTTAAAAATGAATCATACTCAATCACACAAGCTTACTGACATACTAAAATTTCTCGTTCCATCACTTATTGGTGTATTTCTTTTTATGATTCCTGTCCCTTATAAAAGTGAAATGACTATTCCTGTAGCCATTTTAGCGAAGTGGGTCGAAGGGAATTTTGTTTCTGTCATCCCAGCCATCTCTGTTTTATTTATGTTTATCGCAACGATTGGCACAATTATCACAAAAATAGCACAGCCTTCTTTTATAATGAATAGCTCGTTTCTTCGCCGATTATTTGATGTCAATGGTTTGTTTGTCGTTGCCCGTATCGTTGGTACAATTTTAGGGGCAATGACATTATGGAAAATTGGTCCGGAATGGGTATGGTCAGAAAATACAGGTGCTTTGTTGTTATATAGTTTGATTCCGATTTTGTTTTCTGTCTTTTTATTTGCAGGATTATTTTTGCCGTTACTTTTAGATTTCGGCTTACTCGAATTGTGTGGTGCACTTTTAACAAAAATTATGCGTCCCGTATTTAAATTACCTGGTCGTTCATCTATCGACTGTATCGCTTCTTGGTTAGGAGATGGAACAATTGGCGTGTTGTTAACGAATAAGCAATATGAAGACGGCTTTTATACGAAGCGAGAGGCAGCAGTGATCGGAACGACCTTCTCTGTCGTTTCAATTACATTTAGCATTGTCGTCATTACGTATATGAAGCTTGAACATATGTTTGGAGCGTACTATTTTACTATCGTCGTTGCCGGTCTCGTAGCAGCGATCATTATGCCGCGTATCCCGCCATTATCTAAAAAACCAGATACGTATTATCATGAACATCACGTACCAGTCGATGAAACAGTACCAGCTGGGTACACACCTTTTCAATGGGGACTAAAACAAGCAACAGACGTTGCTAAACGCAATAGCGATATGGGCAAACTGTTAAAAAACGGCATACAAACAGTAATTGATATGTGGTTAGGTGTATTACCTGTCGTCATGGCGATTGGAACAGTTGCATTAATTATTGCCGAAACAACACCGGTGTTTGAATGGCTCGGTAAACCGTTTGTACCACTTTTGACACTCCTACAAGTACCAGAAGCATCAGCTGCTGCACAAACGATGGTTGTTGGCTTTGCAGACATGTTTTTACCTGCCATTATCGGTAGCGGCATTGAAAGTGAATTTACTCGCTTCGTTATTGCTTGCGTTTCCGTAACACAGCTGATTTATATGTCTGAAGTAGGTGGATTGCTGCTCGCATCTAAACTACCAATTACGTTTAAAGATTTAGTTGTTATTTTCTTGCTTCGCACACTCATTACATTGCCAATTATCGTTTTTATAGCTCATTTCATCTTTTAAAGTAAAAGGGCGATCGTCTCGCCCTTTTTTATTTTTCCTCCATTTGTCCAACCCAATAGCACGATTGTTTCATAATATACAGAGAGGTGACAATATATGTTTAAGAAACATATGGGAAAAACAATCGGTTTATTCATTAGTCAACTTGTATTATTTTCGGAAGCGATCGCTATGAGTGATACGATTGATGTAACACAATTACATGGAACGGAATTATATGTTGTCGTCGGTTTTTATGTATTCCAAACCATTGTAGGTATTTATTTTGGTAATCGTTATGATCGAAAAACTTGCGTCAAAGATTTAATATATCAGCTAAAAAGCAAAGACTTTGCTACAAGTACATTTGAGAAAATCGCAGCACTCGTTGATCGTGATCCGGATAGTCGGTTAACCATTTATTTACTCCGTACGAAACAAAATAGCCAGCCACAACAAAAAGCAGCATTTGAACAACTTTTAGTCGAAGAAACACGAAAAAGTGACATCATCGCTAAATGGTCGAATGATGAATACTTGATTATTGCTGTCGAAAATGCTGTGAAACCGTCTACAATGATTGAACGAATCAGACAAAATAGCCCCGTATCTTTTCTTGTCGGTTATGCGACATATCCGGTCGAAGGAGAGCAATTGCAGCAGCTTTTACAAGTCGCAAAAGAGCGCATGTATGCTACACGGACGACAAAATAAGCGATTCAACATATATAAAAAATAGTTTGTCCATTTCGACAAATTATGATAAGATGACGGCAAAGGCATTTCACCACACTCCTCTTCATATTCCTCGCCAGAAATGCCATATACCCCTAAGATGAAAGGTAGGTGAATCAGGCGTGCAAGAACAACTTCTCCTTCAACTTGTTAACCTCGTTCAAAACTTAGCAGAAGACATGCAATGGATGAAACAAGAGATTCAGACAATGAAGCAAGAGATCCAGACAATGAAGCAAGAGATCCAGACAATGAAACAAGAAATTGGTGAATTAAAAGCAATCGTTCATAGACATGACGAAGATATTCGTTGGTTGAAAGAGCAAATGAAGGAAAATACAGCAATGATTAAAGCCATCCGTGACAACCAGCTAGAGCAACGTAGCATTCAAGATGCAATGCGCCATGAAATTGCTCACATCCGAGGAGAAATGGCCACAAAACAGGACATCGCTTACATTCACGAACGACTCGACTATCAACTTGGTCGTATTGCACGCACAGAAGAAGAATTGCACATGTTAAAAAAGGCAAATTAACAAAAAAACGTCGTTCCTATCACGCGGAACGACGTTTTTTTGGCTAACTTCTCAACATATGAAACACTTGCTCGACATCTTTATCGCCACGCCCCGATAAGTTGACGATCATGATTTGATCAGAATTAAGCGTCGGAGCCAATTTCATTGCATATGCAACGGCATGAGCACTCTCTAAAGCCGGTATAATTCCTTCTGTTTTTGAAAGCGTTTGAAATGCTTCTAATACTTCCTCGTTCGTGACCGTATAATATTCCGCCCGACTTGATGTTTTTAAAAAACTATGTTCTGGTCCGATTCCCGGATAATCAAGTCCCGCGGCAATAGAATATGTTGGTTGTGGATTTCCTTCTTCATCAAGCAAAACGAGACATTTAAAACCATGAATGACCGCAGGAACGCCTTTTGTGAGCGTAGCGGCCTGCTCAGGTTCGACACCGATTAAGCGCACACTCGGTTCATCGATATAATGAGCAAAAGCACCAATGGCATTACTGCCACCACCTACACAAGCGATCACGACATCGGGCAAACGTCCTTCTTTCTCGATCATTTGCCGCTTACTTTCTTCACTAATAATAGACTGGAAATGCTTCACGATCGTCGGATACGGATGTGGTCCAACAGCTGAGCCAAGCAAATAAAATGTATGTTCATAGTTTTGGACATAGTCGTTTAACGCCTCATCAACTGCATCTTTCAATCTTCCTTGTCCCTTTGATACAGAAACGACTTTCGCCCCTAACAGCTCCATCCGAAAAACGTTTAATGCTTGCCGTCTCGTATCTTCTTCCCCCATATAAATCACACAATCCATCCCAAACATTGCACAAGCTGTCGCTGTCGCCACACCGTGCTGTCCTGCTCCTGTTTCAGCAATAATACGCTTAGCACCCATTCGTCTCGCTAATAAAATTTGCCCGATGACATTGTTAATTTTATGGGAACCGGTATGATTTAAATCTTCTCGTTTTAAATAAATTTTCGCTCCACCAAGTTTTTCAGTTAACCTTGAAGCAAACGTGAGCGGATTTTCTCGTCCGACGTACTCTTTTAAATAAAACGTAAATTCCTCATGAAATGTAGGATCGTCCTTGTATCTTAAAAACTGTGTCTCTAAATAGTCTAACGCTTCCTGTAACGCCGGTGGTACAAAACTTCCACCAAATTCTCCGAAATACCCTCTTCTCTGCTCAACTACGCTCATCTTCTTTCCCCTCTCTATTTTCAAATTTACTACAAGCATACCTATCTTTTTATCAGAAGTCAATGAATATTCAGAATTTTATTCTTTCACTTTTTCTAAAAATGTTAACATATGCTGAATATATTCATCTTTATACATCGCAAAACTTTTCACATGTTTCGCTTTGTCGGTGAGCCAAAGTTCAAATACGTCTGGATGTTTGTTATACATTTTTACACTTTCTTCATGTGGGATGGACGGGTCAGCTTTGCTATGAATGAATAAAATGGGACGCGGCGCAATCGCATCGACCGCTTGAATCGGAACGGATTCCGCTGGATCTAAATCAGTAATCATCGGAATAAGGGTAATGATTAAGTACGTAAACGGCACGTTTGGTAAGTTCGTCCATACAGGCATATATGTCCGCAAATATCCTTCTAAATCGCTAAACGCACTGTCGGCAATAACCGCTTGCACATCTTCATCCATACTTGCGGCTAAAATCGACGTTGCTGCCCCCATGGACACTCCGTAAAGCACAATTGGTTCGGAATAATGTTTTTTCGCGTAATCGATAACACCGAGCAAATCGTATTTTTCTTTCGCGCCAATCGTTGTCATCTCCCCTTCCGATTCGCCGCTGGCACGAAAATCAAACATGATGACGCGATACCCTTCGTCCATTAGTGCTTTAGCAATTGGGAAAAACGGCACGTTTGGTTCATAGCGATTGCCGCCATAACCGTGCGAAAAAATAACGGTCATTTTCGCTTGTTTCGTCGGTTCTATGACCCAGCCTTTCAGCTTCAAACCTTCGTCTTTACTTGTAAATGTCACATCTTGATAAGCCATTCCGTAGTCTTTTGGTGTCTCAACAACCGCTTTTCGCTCTTTGTGCGTCAAATTCCAGCCGACATAAATCGAAATGGCAACGCAAGCTACAGCCGCAAGCAACAAGACACTGATCAACGACGGAACGAGCCATTTTTTTGTATTTCGTTGCCTTTCCACCTGTATTTGCATCGTCCTCACCCCTCTCTTTTTTCCCATTATATCGCGAACGAAAACAACAATGAACAAAAATGTCTTTCGATGTGATACAATAAACAAAATGTCTTTCGCGAAAGGAATGAGACTGTTGGCTTTTACACATACATTTACGAAAGAAGAAGAAATCGTTCATGCAATTACGCATGGGATCGGTGCACTATTTAGTATCGCAGCGCTCGTCGTGCTTACCGTTTTTGCTTCACTGCACGGAAATGCGTGGCACATTGTCAGTTTTACGTTATTTGGAACCACGATGTTGATTTTGTATTTATCATCGACAATCGTGCACGCCTTGCCAGAAGGACGATGGAAACGGATATTCGAAATTTTCGACCACTCGGCCATTTACTTTTTTATTGCAGGCACGTATACACCGTTTTTATTTTTAGCAGTGAAAGGAGCAATCGGTTGGACGCTGTTTGGCATCGTCTGGGGGTTGGCACTCATCGGAACAGTATTTAAATGCTTTTTCGTCAATCGCTTTTTATACACTTCAACGATGATTTATGTTGTGATGGGCTGGTTAATTGTGTTTGCATGGCAACCGCTCGTTTCCGGTCTTTCCCGAGAAGGAGTTGTGTATTTAGTGAGCGGTGGCATTTTATATACGATCGGTGCGCTTTTTTACGTATGGCGAGGGTTTAAATTTCATCATGCCGTTTGGCATATGTTTGTGTTAGGAGGATCTGTCGCGCACTTTTTCGCGGTGTTTGTATTGCTATAAGGCAAGGAACCGACTTGGCTCCTTGCCTTTTTCTTTATACTTCGACTTCCCTCGTTTCATTCATTACTAAATCAAAATGACGAACCGGTAACATCTCGTCATCGAATAAATCGCTTCCCCAAATATGCTGTAGGAAAAGGCGGGCGATGATTTGTTTTCGTTCGCTTTCTTGTGCTTCTTTTAACGCGACGGCGCTTACATACAAGTCGCAAAGGCGGTTGGCGATTTTTTTAGCGTGATACGTTTGCACGTCTTCTCGTTG from Anoxybacillus gonensis includes these protein-coding regions:
- a CDS encoding Stand-alone sensor domain-containing protein, giving the protein MFKKHMGKTIGLFISQLVLFSEAIAMSDTIDVTQLHGTELYVVVGFYVFQTIVGIYFGNRYDRKTCVKDLIYQLKSKDFATSTFEKIAALVDRDPDSRLTIYLLRTKQNSQPQQKAAFEQLLVEETRKSDIIAKWSNDEYLIIAVENAVKPSTMIERIRQNSPVSFLVGYATYPVEGEQLQQLLQVAKERMYATRTTK
- a CDS encoding YbgA family protein gives rise to the protein MWHYAKPIVVVSECLGFSPCRYNGDQLNDEVVHKLAPFVQFIPVCPEVRIGLGTPRETIRLVQDGEQVRLVQPSTEMDITERMNEFSASFLTQLTNVDGFILKSRSPSCGMKDVKIYRSEQKGPASGKGSGMFAKHVLQMFAHKAVEEEGRLTNFVIREHFLTKLFTLALFREVKESKSHHRLVEFHAEHKYLFMAYHQQKLKQLGNIVANRDRLPMEEVFLHYEQTLYELFARRSRRNSNINVCEHMIGYFKHELSGDEKRYVHELLQKYRAGKLPLSSVTTVIRSWAIRYQNKYLLKQRYFQPYPEPLLDVTDSGKGRDY
- a CDS encoding APC family permease produces the protein MMNTELKRSIGFMTATAIVIGTVIGSGIFMKPAIVIDSTGNSTLALLAWIIGGIITLASGLTIAEVSSKIPETGGLYVYIEKVYGRFWGFLCGWMQTIIYGPAVIGALGLYFGALFAGVFALPKESELWIGIIAVLFLSVVNMLGSQFGGMVQSVLTAAKLLPIFLIIIFGVVKGNVPIFNMDSGNSQTISMGAAVLATLWAYDGWMNVGFVAGEMKNPAKTLPKAIITGILIVMFAYVAVNVALLHVLRADEIVALGPNAASEAATILFGAFGGKFIAIGILISIFGCLNGKILTFPRMPFAMATDGLFPFSKYLAHIHPTWRTPVFATLAQMAIAIVMMLLGNADRLTDIAIFSVFLFYGFAFYAVFLLRKSSLFNEPLSNEPLSNEPLYRVPLYPFTPIVAIVGTAYIIMSTVLHAPLDTFLSIVVTLSGIPVYYAMTKKRQG
- a CDS encoding metal ABC transporter solute-binding protein, Zn/Mn family — translated: MKKWIVVWTALLLLFGCETKEHKKDVIYIVATTGQIADLVERVGGEHVHVEALMGPGVDPHLYKATQGDIQKLSQADVIFYNGLHLEGKLGEIFSKMSKTKKVVPISEAIPKEKLIDVDGVYDPHIWFDLDLWSYAARTVKDELSAIDPKHKQTYEERAEEYISQLMKLKEEAKREISSIPKQQRVLITAHDAFHYFGRAYDIEVVGLQGLSTDAEYGLKDVQQLVDLIVSRNIQAVFVESSVSKKAIEAVVEGAKQRGHHVSIGGELFSDALGRKGTEEGTFIGMYRYNVKTITQALKGE
- a CDS encoding metal ABC transporter permease, whose protein sequence is MSYTMWILLTASLVGINCGLVGTFLVLRKMSMLSDAISHSVLLGIVGAYMVSHHLQGVSMLVGALIVGLLTTFLVQWLHQKGVQNDAAIGVVFTCLFAIGVVLISLFADRVHLDVEHALMGEIAFVPWDVLEVGGKSIGPKAIWLLGFVLAINIFCIVFAYKELKISSFDYEMAVTLGIPVVLIHYVLMGMLSLTTVASFDSVGAILVVAMLIVPSATAYLWTDRLSVMLICSALIGVLASMIGYMIATVFNVSISGAIAVSTGVIFFISLWIAPKHGLLRKWLKKSPA
- a CDS encoding YjiH family protein gives rise to the protein MNHTQSHKLTDILKFLVPSLIGVFLFMIPVPYKSEMTIPVAILAKWVEGNFVSVIPAISVLFMFIATIGTIITKIAQPSFIMNSSFLRRLFDVNGLFVVARIVGTILGAMTLWKIGPEWVWSENTGALLLYSLIPILFSVFLFAGLFLPLLLDFGLLELCGALLTKIMRPVFKLPGRSSIDCIASWLGDGTIGVLLTNKQYEDGFYTKREAAVIGTTFSVVSITFSIVVITYMKLEHMFGAYYFTIVVAGLVAAIIMPRIPPLSKKPDTYYHEHHVPVDETVPAGYTPFQWGLKQATDVAKRNSDMGKLLKNGIQTVIDMWLGVLPVVMAIGTVALIIAETTPVFEWLGKPFVPLLTLLQVPEASAAAQTMVVGFADMFLPAIIGSGIESEFTRFVIACVSVTQLIYMSEVGGLLLASKLPITFKDLVVIFLLRTLITLPIIVFIAHFIF
- the trpB gene encoding tryptophan synthase subunit beta, translated to MSVVEQRRGYFGEFGGSFVPPALQEALDYLETQFLRYKDDPTFHEEFTFYLKEYVGRENPLTFASRLTEKLGGAKIYLKREDLNHTGSHKINNVIGQILLARRMGAKRIIAETGAGQHGVATATACAMFGMDCVIYMGEEDTRRQALNVFRMELLGAKVVSVSKGQGRLKDAVDEALNDYVQNYEHTFYLLGSAVGPHPYPTIVKHFQSIISEESKRQMIEKEGRLPDVVIACVGGGSNAIGAFAHYIDEPSVRLIGVEPEQAATLTKGVPAVIHGFKCLVLLDEEGNPQPTYSIAAGLDYPGIGPEHSFLKTSSRAEYYTVTNEEVLEAFQTLSKTEGIIPALESAHAVAYAMKLAPTLNSDQIMIVNLSGRGDKDVEQVFHMLRS
- a CDS encoding metal ABC transporter ATP-binding protein produces the protein MNPLVVEQMTVAYDRQLVLEDVSFSVPEGKLVGVIGPNGAGKSTLMKAMLNFIPRMHGHVFVYGQPYEKQRHLVGYVPQRNSVDWDFPTNALDVVLMGRYGHIGLWKRPRKEDIDMAMQCLDKVGMLPYAKRQISQLSGGQQQRVFLARALAQDASIYFMDEPFVGVDAATEKAIVQLLNELKTRGKTVLVVHHDLQTVRDYFDYVLLLNKRVIAFGETESVFTYDHIQKTYGGKVTFLSSTHIVG
- a CDS encoding alpha/beta hydrolase; translation: MQIQVERQRNTKKWLVPSLISVLLLAAVACVAISIYVGWNLTHKERKAVVETPKDYGMAYQDVTFTSKDEGLKLKGWVIEPTKQAKMTVIFSHGYGGNRYEPNVPFFPIAKALMDEGYRVIMFDFRASGESEGEMTTIGAKEKYDLLGVIDYAKKHYSEPIVLYGVSMGAATSILAASMDEDVQAVIADSAFSDLEGYLRTYMPVWTNLPNVPFTYLIITLIPMITDLDPAESVPIQAVDAIAPRPILFIHSKADPSIPHEESVKMYNKHPDVFELWLTDKAKHVKSFAMYKDEYIQHMLTFLEKVKE
- a CDS encoding metal ABC transporter permease, which gives rise to MDMNVQWVFTSMALLGLASGMIGTFALLKKQSLIGDAMAHAALPGICIAFLLYGQKSLLLFLIGAACSGYIATICIQFIVKHTRVKEDAAIGIVLSVFFGLGIVLLTWINQHEGGNQSGIHDFLFGKAASLTGSDVNVLTVTAVTVIIMILIFFKEFKIITFDRAFAQGIGIPVSLLNGVLMFLIVSVVVIGLQAVGVVLMSALLITPALAARYWTEKLEWMTLLAGGFGALSGVAGAYISLIVYAPTGPLVIIFATVLFIFSFLFAPKRGLCSKMIRRHIERKKLQSQQLMYKRGEQL